A single window of Aspergillus oryzae RIB40 DNA, chromosome 8 DNA harbors:
- a CDS encoding glycoside hydrolase family 72 protein (predicted protein): protein MKLSWAVGAALLGTAVADVDPIVIKGSKFFYSSNNTQFYIRGVAYQQDYSSNGTTNGTSSYKDPLADATACKRDVPIMQELNTNTIRVYAIDPTSDHTECMQLLADAGIYVVSDLSDPTQSIDRSDPTWETTLYSRYTAVIDELAQYNNTLGFFAGNEVSNTVATTDASAFVKAAVRDMKSYIKQKGYRTMGVGYATNDDSTIRVNMADYFNCESEEDSIDFWGYNIYSWCGDSSYSASGYKDRTEEFANYSVPVFFAEYGCNEVQPRQFTEVDALFGDNMNDVWSGGIVYMYFQETNDYGLVSIVDSTSVSKLADFTSYSKHIASATPSGVNKASYTPTNTALQSCPAVDSDWRATQTPLPPTPNENLCECMSDAAACVVKDSVSSDDYADLFSLICGYTTCSGVSSNATTGSYGAYGMCSPKQQLNFLLNKYYTEQNSASSACSFGGSATVTSTTKATGTCASLMSQAGTAGTGTVTSQPTGTSGSSASSSTSSGLAPTTGSTMVVVGSVQLGAYIVTAVCAALFMIML, encoded by the exons ATGAAGCTTTCGTGGGCAGTGGGAGCGGCCCTGTTGGGCACCGCTGTGGCCGATGTTGACCCTATCGTCATCAAGGGTTCCAAATTCTTCTACTCGAGTAACAATACCCAATT CTACATTCGTGGTGTTGCCTATCAAC AGGACTACTCCAGCAACGGTACCACCAATGGCACTAGCAGCTACAAGGACCCCTTGGCCGATGCTACAGCTTGCAAGCGTGACGTGCCCATCATGCAGGAACTGAACACTAACACAATTCGGGTCTACGCCATCGACCCGACTTCCGACCATACCGAGTGCATGCAGTTGCTGGCCGATGCAGGTATCTACGTGGTCTCGGATCTCTCTGATCCCACCCAGTCCATCGACCGGAGCGATCCTACTTGGGAAACTACTCTTTACTCTCGCTACACAGCCGTCATTGATGAGCTGGCTCAGTATAATAACaccttgggtttctttgcgGGTAACGAAGTCTCCAACACAGTCGCCACGACCGATGCTAGCGCGTTTGTCAAGGCAGCTGTCCGTGACATGAAATCCTACATCAAGCAGAAAGGCTACCGCACCATGGGTGTTGGATATGCCACTAACGATGACTCTACTATCCGGGTGAACATGGCCGACTACTTTAACTGCGAAAGCGAAGAGGACAGCATCGACTTCTGGGGCTATAACATCTACTCCTGGTGTGGTGACTCGTCATACTCAGCCTCTGGCTACAAGGACCGCACGGAAGAGTTCGCTAACTACTCTGTCcctgtcttcttcgctgaGTATGGCTGTAACGAGGTCCAGCCTCGTCAGTTCACCGAAGTTGATGCCCTGTTCGGTGACAATATGAATGACGTGTGGTCTGGCGGTATTGTTTACATGTACTTCCAAGAAACCAACGATTACG GTCTCGTTTCAATCGTCGACAGCACCAGTGTCAGCAAGCTTGCTGACTTCACCTCCTACTCGAAGCACATCGCCAGCGCCACCCCCTCTGGTGTGAACAAAGCCTCCTACACCCCTACCAACACTGCCCTGCAAAGCTGCCCGGCCGTCGACAGCGACTGGAGAGCCACCCAGACCCCCTTGCCTCCTACCCCGAACGAAAACCTGTGTGAGTGCATGTCTGACGCCGCCGCCTGTGTTGTGAAGGACTCCGTCTCCAGTGACGACTATGCCGACCTGTTCTCTCTGATCTGTGGATACACTACATGCTCGGGCGTGTCCAGTAACGCCACCACTGGAAGCTACGGCGCCTACGGCATGTGCAGCCCCAAGCAGCAgctcaacttcctcctcaACAAGTACTACACCGAACAGAACTCTGCTTCATCGGCCTGTAGCTTCGGTGGCTCGGCCACTGTGACCTCGACCACTAAGGCGACTGGCACTTGCGCCAGCCTGATGAGCCAGGCTGGTACTGCCGGTACGGGTACCGTCACTTCTCAGCCCACCGGTACCTCCGGGTCGtctgcctcttcttccacttcttccggTTTGGCTCCTACCACGGGTAGCACTatggtggttgttggatCTGTTCAGCTGGGCGCATACATTGTGACTGCCGTGTGCGCTGCATTGTTTATGATTATGCTGTAA
- a CDS encoding uncharacterized protein (putative trehalase) — protein MLFVDIVGSNMVASLTLHAFHRYKERNLAETKRWRDWYKKIPKKQRSIVESTVKYTRKLNTVEHLFETNERLAHEIVKHGMQFYNISQTELDQFVEENEKQGINTDKTSVSQAMKHFVRDWADEGHDEQQDAFPCILGSLANMSRTFEHPLRVLLPGAGLGRLAHEVNALGGFEVTMNEWSMYMNLAYRYLSSLSSVNSKTFHPHIDWWSHHATTADLQRSISFPDTLASPSVLLVEGDFTTVFAEDTGKYDVIVTLFFIDTARNLVSYFENIHRLLRPGGQWINLGPLLYGSAPFLQLSLDEIVALTEHIGFKFQETDPSCGGITIPGLTVRGKEVAYARNGKGLSKNAYQAQFWVARKN, from the exons ATGCTCTTCGTTGATATAGTGGGATCGAACATGGTTGCCTCCCTGA CTCTCCATGCCTTCCATCGCTACAAAGAGCGCAATCTAGCTGAGACAAAGCGATGGCGGGATTGGTATAAGAAAATCCCTAAGAAACAGCGCTCG ATTGTCGAATCCACGGTTAAATATACCCGTAAACTGAATACAGTCGAACACCTTTTTGAGACAAACGAGCGACTGGCGCATGAGATCGTCAAGCATGGGATGCAATTCTATAACATTTCCCAAACTGAATTGGACCAGTTCGtcgaggagaatgagaagcaGGGTATCAACACCGACAAAACGAGTGTCTCGCAGGCGATGAAGCATTTCGTGCGCGATTGGGCTGATGAAGGGCACGACGAGCAGCAGGACGCATTCCCTTGCATTCTAGGTTCTCTTGCAAATATGTCGAGAACATTCGAGCATCCGTTGCGGGTGCTATTGCCTGGAGCAGGCCTGGGACGATTGGCACATGAGGTTAATGCACTAGGTG GCTTCGAGGTAACCATGAACGAATGGTCCATGTACATGAACCTCGCATATCGATATCTATCCAGCCTTTCGAGTGTCAACAGCAAGACTTTCCATCCGCATATCGATTGGTGGTCGCATCACGCGACGACTGCTGATCTGCAGCGTTCTATCTCGTTTCCGGATACACTGGCTAGTCCCTCTGTCCTCCTGGTAGAAGGTGACTTCACTACGGTATTTGCAGAAGATACGGGAAAGTATGACGTGATTGTCACATTGTTTTTCATCGATACTGCACGGAACTTGGTTTCGTATTTCGAAAATATCCATCGATTACTCCGCCCTGGGGGGCAGTGGATCAACCTGGGTCCATTGTTATACGGAAGTGCGCCCTTTTTGCAGCTCTCAttggatgagattgtggCTTTAACCGAGCACATTGGGTTTAAGTTTCAGGAGACGGACCCATCTTGCGGGGGTATAACAATACCTGGGTTGACAGTTCGTGGCAAGGAGGTGGCTTACGCCCGCAATGGGAAGGGGCTGAGTAAAAATGCATATCAGGCACAATTTTGGGTTGCCCGGAAGAATTGA